A region of the Sandaracinaceae bacterium genome:
CACTCCAGGCGCCGACGCGGGGCCCCCGCCGACCGCCGACGCGGGGCTCCCGCCACCCGCCGTCGACTACTGCGAATGCTGCGGGGTCACGGTCGAGATCCCGGCCGGCGAGGACTGCGAGCTCGGGTGGTGCGATCCGTACTGCCTCTTCCCTCCCACCGTGGTGTGCGACGAGGTCGACCTCCGCGCGCTCGATCTGATCTGCCCTTCCTTCGTGCCCGCCGGCCAGCCGACCCGCATCTCGGTCGCGATCGGCGGCGACGGCGAGTGCTACTGCGGTGAGCAGGTGCTCTGCGACGCGCAGCTCGGCGCGGAGCCCTTCGTGCTCGAGATCGAGAGCTCGGTCTGCGCCGAGGGCGCCCTCTGCGAAGCGTGCTTCCCGTACATCGAGGCGGAGTGCGAGCTGCCTCCGATGGAGACCGGCACGTGGACCGTGCGCGCCAACGGCGAGGACCTGTTCCAGCTGAGCGTGGCGCCCGCCGGCACCATGCCGGAGTGGGGCCTCGAGTGCGTTCATCGTCGGGGCGAGGATCGCCTCGGGTGCGGGACCGACTGGCCTCCGCGACGCGTGTTCGAGCCCACCAGCGCCTGTCATCCCGAGGGCGCCTACCCGGAGGAGCGCGTCACGTTCACCGTCACCGACGGGTGCGCCGGCTGCGGGACGATCGAGGGGCCGTGCGAGGTCGAGGTCTTCGACGACGTCGTGCGGCTTCGCCCGTCCCGGGTGGAGACCCAGTGCGACGTCGACTGCCCCACCGTGTGCATGCCGATGGACCACACCTGCGTGAGCCCGCCCCTGCCCGAGGGGACCTGGCGCGTCTTCCTCGAGGACGTGGAGCTCGGGACCCGGATCGAGGTCGCGTCCCCTCCGGCCACCACCGATGAGGTCTGCGGCGAAGTGCTCGGAGGCTGAGGCTCGCCCATGCATTGAAGAGGTCGCGCCCTCCGACCGTCGACCCTGACCGAGCGGAACGATTTCGGTACGCTCGAGGCTCAGCCAAGTGGGGAGGCCACCGTGAGAGAAGAGAGGAACCACGCGCGGGCGCGCCGGGGGCCGGCGTCGCTCGTCGTCGTCGTGGCGTCACTGATCTGGACGTTGGGGGCCACGGCCCAGGCCCAGCCGGCAGACCCGATCGCGCGCCTGCACATCGTGAACGCGGGGATCAACCTGGGCTGGGTCAACGGGATCCTCGAGACCGAAGGCGGCCTCACCGCAGCGAACCAGCCGGAGATCGCGACCGACCTCGCCAACGCATCGGCGGCGATCACGGCGCTGATCCCGCTCATCTCGTCGCCGCCCTACGACACGCGGCCGCTCGTCGCGGTCAATCGCATGATCCTGCGTTTCTCCACGGAGCTCGGGAACCTGTCGCGCCGGCGGGCGCTCCGCGACCTCGCCCAGATCCACGCCAGCCTGCGGACCGCGCTCGCGGTCTACTACGACGCCCGCACCCGCCGGGTCGTGGCGCAGAGCAACTGCGACGCCGCACTCTTCTCCGCCGGCTACCACTTCGGCACGGGGCACACCGCCATCAACCGCGGCAACGCAGCCCTCGAGCGTCGGGCACGCAGTGGCCTCGGCCGCGCGATCCAGTCGGGGGAGCGCGCCGCGCAGCGCCTGGCCTGCCCATTCCCGGGCGCGTCGCTGCGCGCGCTTCCCATGATGAGCAGCCAGACTCCGACCACCTACGCGACCGCGAGGCCGCTGATCCAGACGGCGGCCCAGGCCGTGACGGGGGGACCCACGCCCGGCGGGGGATCGAGCGCGTCGAGCACGGGGGCCGGCGTCACGATCGCCCCGGGCGGCGGGCCGCCGGATCGCCCCGCCCCCTCGCGACCGGCGGCGACGCCCACGCGGCCCGATCTCTCGTGTGCGTGGTCCTCGCGATGGGGCGACATCCACTGGGACGAAGGCTGGTACGGCGCGCGACACAAGACCATTCGCGGGCAGCTCCGGCTCGAAGGCGGTCGCTGGGTCTACCGCGGCACGTGGGGACGGACCAACAGCAGCCGCACCGGCAGCGTCGTCCTCACGTTCGACTCACCCACGCACTTCGACGGCTACTACACGTACGCCGGCTCCACCTCACAACACGCCTGGTCAGGCTCCGGTAGCTGCCGCTGAATCTCCCAGGTCGCGGAGACGCTCCCCGCGCTATTCTCCCGCCGTGCGACTGACCTTGTCCGATGCGGCCCTCGACGCCCGGGAGCTGACGTTCACCGTTGGTCCGTCTCGGGCCTTCAGAGTCATCTCCTGCTGGACGGTCACGATCGCCTCGTGGCCGCGCGCTCGGCTGGAGTGACGCCAGACGTCGTGCTGCTGTGGCGCGTTCACGAGACGCCGCCGACCGAGGAGCGAATGGCCCGAGCGGCGCACGCGTACACGAGCCAGTTCGAGCGCCACCCCGGCGGAAGGCAGGCGTTGAACACGATGCTCGAGCGCGCGTTCTCCCCTACGCGCGCGCCCGCCGACACGTTCGCGATCGGCCGCTCCGACATGGACGACGAGTGGGACCGCGAGGTGGCCTCGGTGCTGACGGCGGAAGACGCGGACGCCCTCTGCCGCGCCGACTTCTGATCCGCAGCGTGAAACTCAGGGCCGCGCGGACCAGACCTGGTTCGCGCGACCGTGACAGGGATAGGCGATCACCCCGGTGCCCGGCGCGTTGCCGCCTCCCTCGACGTCCAGGCAGAGCCCGAGATCGCTCCGAAGGGTGCCGTTGGGCTGCAGCGTCCAGCGCTGGTTGGCGCGACCGTGGCACCCCCACACGATGGCCCTGGCGCCCGCGCGCGCGGCGCCGCCTTCGATGTCCAGGCACAGCCCGCTCTCGCTGCGGAGCATGCCGTCGCGGAGAGTCCAGCGCTGGTTGGGCCGACCGTGGCATGGGTAGACGATGGTGCGGGTGCCCGGCTGCGTGCTCCCTCCCTCCACGTCGAGACAGAGCCCCATCGACTGCAGCATGACCCTCGACATCGGCGGAGGCGGCGGCGGCGCCTCGGGCCGAAGCACCATCACTTCGTAGGAGGGCAGCGTGACCTCCCGGCCGCCCCACCCGATGTTGCAGTTCGCGCCGACGACCTTGCCCGGGTGCACGCCTCCGCCGTGCGACGCCCGGCAGATGATGAGCTGTCGCCCGGGCTCCTGACCGCCCACCACCGCGTTGGGCACGCTCTGTCCGTGGGACGCGCGCGCCCACCCGATGCGCTCGGGCGCGGTCGTGGTGAGCACCTCGTAACGGGGGATGGTCAGCTCGCGCCCTCCCCAGCCGATGTTGCAGTTGGCGCCGACGACCTTGCCGGGGTGCACGCCTCCGCCATGCGACGCGCGGCAGATGGTGAGCTGCCGCCCGGGCTCCTGGCCGCCCACCACCGCGTTGGGCGGCACGCTGCCGTGGGCCGCACCTACCCAGCGCAGACCTGACTGGGCGGCCGCGGAGGCAGGAGCCCCGATCAGGGCCACACCCACCGACAACGCACCGAGGATCCCGATCCACATCCGCATCACCCCGGTATACCAGACGGGCTCGCGCCCCAGGTTGCGCGGGCTCCATCGATGGCGGACTCTCGCGACATGGGGATTGCACGTCTCGCGGGCTGCGCCGCGCTGGGGCTCGTGTGGGTGTTGAGCGCGTCGGCGCACACGCGCGCTCAGTCGACGGCGCTGACGTTCCGGGGCGTCGCAGAGGAGTCCGGCGAGGTCGGCCCGCAGACCATGACCGCGCTGCGCGAGGTGGCGGGGCCGCTGAGCGCGTGCGCGGATGGCGTGACCGATCTGGTGGCCCGCCTGCGCTACCGTCGCGCCAGCCCGAGCCCACGCGTGGAGTGGGTCGAGGGCCCGCGGCGCGCGCGCGCCTGCGCCGAGCGCGCGATGCGACGCCGGCTGAGGCGCGTCGAGGCGGAGCGCGGTCCGAGCTCGGTCTTCGTCGTCTGGTGGTCGTCCCGCGCTCCCTCCGCGCCGCCCGTCGTCTTGCGCAGCTCGAGCCGGCGAGGCCACGGCCCGGGTGAGGGCTCCTCCACGACGTCGCGCTCGATCTCCCTGCGTGTCCAGGGCGCCGGGTCGTGGGAGGCCCCACACGCCGCGTGGCTGCAGACGCACGGCGCGGCGTGGAGCGCGTGCGTCACGCGGCACGACGAGGGCAGGACCGTACGCGTCACGTTCGACGGCGATGGAACCGCCGCGGCGGCGAGCGCCTTCTCGACCTCGGCCTCCGCTGGCCAGGCCCTCGGCGCGTGCCTGCAACAACACTTGCGAACACTGGCTCCCGACGCCGCGCTCGCGCGGCAGGTCTGGTTCTTCACCATCGACGGCCTCGAGGGGGTCAGCGAGCTCGTGCAACCCTGAGCCCGGCCTCGTCGCTCCGAGGGTGGCCAGCGTCAGCGGCTCTCGCAGACGAACGGACGCGGGGCGTCGCACGTGACGTCGTCCCAGTAGCCGTCACTCGCGCCCATCAGCGTGCAGTCCTGCGCCCCTGCGTCGAAGGGCTCGCCCGGCGCCCAGTTGCGGAATGACGCCGGGCTGCCCGAGACCCATACGTACGCGCCCTCCGTCGCGCGGTCTTCGAGGCCGATGTGCCAGTCCTCGTCCATCATCTCTGCGCGCAGCGCGCCGGCCACGAATCCGTTCTCCTCGGCGTCGTCGAGCGTCGCGAGATCGTACCCGACCCCCTCGCAGACCATCTGGCCCTCCGTCCACGGTCTCCGGTCGGCGCAGAGCAAGTAGGCGTGACCGCGATGGTGCCTGACCGGGCACGGACACGCCGCGGGTGCTTCGTCGACCCGGCCGTCGCAGTCCTGGTCGACGCCGTCGCAGGTCTCGACGTCGTCTCCCGTGACGTCGGTGCACGTGAGGATCGCGCTCCTGCACTCGAAGACCCCCTCCACGCAGTCATCGGCGTCATCGCCGTCGCAGGGCGTGCCGAGGGAGGCTTCGTCGGCGCCATCGAGCGTCGCCGGCATGCAGTCGTCGTCGAGGCCGTTGCACAGCTCGGCCGTGGGCACGCAGGCGTCGACCCCGGCGTCGGAGGGCGGAGGGTCGACCGGCTCACAACCCGCGCTCGGATCGCAACGCTCGCCGGGCGCGCAGGCCGCGTCCGAAGGGGAGAAGAGACAGAAGCCGCTGACGCAGCTGGGCACGGCGCAGGCCAGCGTCGCGACGCACTCCGCCTCGCTCTGACAGGTGGGCGCGCCGCACGTGTCGGGCGCACCGGGGTGACACGACGGAGGCACACAGCGCGCGTCCACACACTCCGTCGCGTCGCTCGCGTCGCTCGAGCCAGGACAACTCCTGTCGCCACAGTCCCGCGTGATCAGCACCACGAGCGCGAGCGCGTGCTCCACCCTCGCGACCGTCGTCCGGGACGCGAGACGTCCCCCGGCCGGATCGATCAAGGTCAGCTCGACCTCGTGCACGCCGTTCGCGATTCCGTCGAGCTCCGCGACGCGCATGCCCCGCACCAGGTCGGCGCCCGGTGACGGTCGCGCAGAGATGGGGCTGCCGTCGTCGACGACTACCTGAACGCGCTCCACCTCGTGCCCCGCGAGGTAGTCCGTCCTCAGGTCGACCACCAGCGACGCGCGGCTGTCACAGCCGCCGAGCGTACACACCGCGGCCAGCAACATCAGCCGATGGACACACAGCCCCCGAGTCATGAACGTCGTCGCGCCTCCCCGGACCAGTTTCGGCCGATCCGATGCTGATTCTGCCACATCGGCGGTACGCTCGCGCCCATGTCCCTCGCCGACCGCGCCAGCGCGCTGACCCACATGATCGTCGTCTCGGACCTGGAGCGCTCGAAGCGCTGGTACCTCGACGTGCTCGGCTGCTCGCTCTACGCCGAGTACGGCGGCACGAGCGTGGTCCTCGACTGGAACGGGAGCTGGTTCCTCCTCGTCACCGGGGGCGGGCCCACCGCCGACAAACCAGATGTCACCCTCGAGGCGCCCACTTCTCCCGATGTGACCGCGCGCTCGAGCATCTTCCGGGTCGACGACTGCCGCGCGGCCTACGAGGAGCTGAGCCGCGCGGGCGCCGAGTTCCTGACCCCGCCCGTCGACCACGGCTACGAGATCCGCGCGTTCTTCCGTGACCCGGACGGACACCTGTTCGAGATCAGCGAGCTCGTCCCCGCGAAGGAGTGACCCGCCGGCGAGCGGGGAGACTCTCCCCGCGCCGAGCGTACTCGAGCGTGTGTGGAGGACCCTCGCAGCGCTGATCGCGATCCATGCGCTGAGCTGCGAACGCCCACCGACGACCGTTCCCGATCCCCCCGCGACGGAGATCGGACACGACGTCGACCGCGCCGCGCGCACGCCGGCGCCGCGGTCGGAGAGCGCCCTCATGGCCCCCGACGCTGCCCTCCTGGCCGCACACATCGCGGCGGCGGAGCGCGCCACCGTGGGCATCGAGAGCTGGGCCCCGTACGTCGGCTGGCGGCGCGTGGGCAGCGGCGTCGCGATCTCGGGCGACGGGCTCGTGCTGACCGCCCACCACGTCGTCGACGGGCCCGGCCGCTACCGCATCGGCGACTCGCGCGGCGAGCCGCGGCGCCTCCGCGTGGTGGCGCGCGACCCCGAGCGGGACCTCGCCATCGTCGACACCGGCGAGGCGTTCGACGCGCACCTCGTCATGGCGGCCGACGCCGTCGAGGCCGGCGCCTGGCTCGTGTGCGCGGGCTATCCGGGGCGCGCGGCCGCCGATCCCGACCCGGTCGCGTCGGTGGGGCTCGCGACCGACGCCGACCGACGCTGGATCGTCGCCGGCCCCGAGCCGAGTCGCCTGGCCCCCGACGCACGGCCGGCCGAGGAGCAGGTCTTCGAGCACATGCTCTCCACCTCGTGCGCCAGCGCCGCGGGCATGAGCGGCGGACCGGTCATCGACCTCGACGGCGCGCTGGTCGGCGTGATCGTCGGCGCGGGCGGGGTCGTCTCCCCGGTCGCGCTCTCGGCCGAGCTCCCTCGCCGCGTCGCGCGCCGCCTCTCGCCGCGCCGCGATGCCGCTGCGTCGCCAGGGTCAGAGCCCTCGTTCGTGCGCGACGAGGTCGGGCGGCCCGACCGCCACCTCACCTTGCTCGCCGGCCTCCCCGAGACCGCGCGCCGCGCCGCCCGCTCGCTCGTGGAGCTCCGGCGCGAGGACCTCGACCTCGAGGCGCGCGGCGTCGCGGTCGCGCCTGACCGCGTGCTGACCGTGGCCGCCATCGTCGACGGCGGCGCGCCGGCGCTGATCCGGGCCTCCGACGAGACCGACGAGCGCTTCGCCACCGAGGTCCTGGCCGTGCGCGGTGAGCTCGCCCTCCTCCGGGTCCTCGGCGTCGACGACCTCGTCCCGCTCGGCGCCGACGTGGGCTCCCCTGTTGTCGGCGCGCCCGTCATCACCCTCCGCTGGGGCGAGCCGAGCGTGGGCATCGTCACCGACGACGCGCGCGAGCCGGGCCGCATCGACGCGCCGCCCTTCGGCGACCGCGGCTGCGGCTGGCTCCGCGGCCGCGCGCGTCGGGAGAACCCGCCCATCGACCTCGGCCGCGTCTTCGTCCACGACACCCTGGGCTTCGCGCGCGGCGCCTTGCTCGTGGACCGCCGCGGCCGCCCCGTCGGGATCGACGTCGGCAGCGCCGACGACGACCTCCACTACGCCGTCCCGATCGCCGACGCGCTCACCCGCTTCGAGTGAAGCTCACTCCGCGGCGACGACCTCGACCGCGGAGGCGAGCACCAGCCGGTCGAACGTCCGGTCGAGCGTGTTGCTCCGGAACCCGTTCATCACCATGCCCTGCGCCTGCACCGTCGCGCCCACCTCCACCTCGCGCTGCGTCGCCGCGACCCAGATCGGCCCGTCGCTCGAGTCGACGTGCATGTACGTGTATCCGCCCGAGCTCATCGTCTCGGTCACCGTCCCCCGGATCACCCCGCCGCCCGGAGGCGCCGGCGGCGTCGCGCCGTGGGGAGCGGCCGGCCGCCGGGCCGCGCTGCGCTCCTGCGGCGGCAGCCAGTCCTCGATCGTCGGCTCCCGCTCCCCCGGCGCGCGCGCGCTCCGCTCCCGCGGCTCCGGACGCCGCGAGGTCGGCTCCTCCTCGGCGCAGCCGCCGAACGAGATCGCCGCGAGAAAGACCAAGACTGCATACCGGTGCGTCATCAC
Encoded here:
- a CDS encoding DUF3421 domain-containing protein, translated to MRMWIGILGALSVGVALIGAPASAAAQSGLRWVGAAHGSVPPNAVVGGQEPGRQLTICRASHGGGVHPGKVVGANCNIGWGGRELTIPRYEVLTTTAPERIGWARASHGQSVPNAVVGGQEPGRQLIICRASHGGGVHPGKVVGANCNIGWGGREVTLPSYEVMVLRPEAPPPPPPMSRVMLQSMGLCLDVEGGSTQPGTRTIVYPCHGRPNQRWTLRDGMLRSESGLCLDIEGGAARAGARAIVWGCHGRANQRWTLQPNGTLRSDLGLCLDVEGGGNAPGTGVIAYPCHGRANQVWSARP
- a CDS encoding C-type lectin domain-containing protein, which translates into the protein MTRGLCVHRLMLLAAVCTLGGCDSRASLVVDLRTDYLAGHEVERVQVVVDDGSPISARPSPGADLVRGMRVAELDGIANGVHEVELTLIDPAGGRLASRTTVARVEHALALVVLITRDCGDRSCPGSSDASDATECVDARCVPPSCHPGAPDTCGAPTCQSEAECVATLACAVPSCVSGFCLFSPSDAACAPGERCDPSAGCEPVDPPPSDAGVDACVPTAELCNGLDDDCMPATLDGADEASLGTPCDGDDADDCVEGVFECRSAILTCTDVTGDDVETCDGVDQDCDGRVDEAPAACPCPVRHHRGHAYLLCADRRPWTEGQMVCEGVGYDLATLDDAEENGFVAGALRAEMMDEDWHIGLEDRATEGAYVWVSGSPASFRNWAPGEPFDAGAQDCTLMGASDGYWDDVTCDAPRPFVCESR
- a CDS encoding VOC family protein, whose amino-acid sequence is MSLADRASALTHMIVVSDLERSKRWYLDVLGCSLYAEYGGTSVVLDWNGSWFLLVTGGGPTADKPDVTLEAPTSPDVTARSSIFRVDDCRAAYEELSRAGAEFLTPPVDHGYEIRAFFRDPDGHLFEISELVPAKE
- a CDS encoding serine protease, with amino-acid sequence MAPDAALLAAHIAAAERATVGIESWAPYVGWRRVGSGVAISGDGLVLTAHHVVDGPGRYRIGDSRGEPRRLRVVARDPERDLAIVDTGEAFDAHLVMAADAVEAGAWLVCAGYPGRAAADPDPVASVGLATDADRRWIVAGPEPSRLAPDARPAEEQVFEHMLSTSCASAAGMSGGPVIDLDGALVGVIVGAGGVVSPVALSAELPRRVARRLSPRRDAAASPGSEPSFVRDEVGRPDRHLTLLAGLPETARRAARSLVELRREDLDLEARGVAVAPDRVLTVAAIVDGGAPALIRASDETDERFATEVLAVRGELALLRVLGVDDLVPLGADVGSPVVGAPVITLRWGEPSVGIVTDDAREPGRIDAPPFGDRGCGWLRGRARRENPPIDLGRVFVHDTLGFARGALLVDRRGRPVGIDVGSADDDLHYAVPIADALTRFE